The genomic segment TGAAAGGTCTGGAAGTTGGTCAGGAACCACGGCGCGGCCAGGGCGGCGACCAGCGCCACGATCAGCGCGATGCGCGCGGTCAGGGTTTGTGCGGAATTCATGTGCCTCTCCTTACACGCGCTTGACCGCGACCTTGCCGAACAGCCCGCTTGGCTTGACCAGCAGGATGCCGATGACGACGACCAGCGCGAAGGTCAGCTTCAGCTCGTGCCCGATGATGTAGGTGCCGACGATGTTTTCCAGCACCCCGAACAACAGCCCGCCGACCACGGCGCCCAAGGGGTTGTTCAGCCCCCCCAGCATGGCCGAGGCAAAGGAATACAGCAGCACCCCCAGCATCATGTTGGGGTCCAGGAACACGATGGGTGCCACCATCATGCCCGACACCGCGCCAAGCGCCCCGGCCAGCCCCCAGCCGATGGCCAGCACCTGCCCCACCCGGATCCCCACCAGCGAGGCCGATGTGGGGTTCAGCGCCGCCGCCCGCATCGCCAGCCCCAGCTTGGTGAACCGGAAGAACAGGAACACCAGCGCCATCATCAGCCCGGTCACCAGAATGATGAACAGGTTGTGCGCCCCCAGGATCGCGCTGCCGGTGGACAGCGACTTGACCGGGCTGTCGAACACCTTGATCTCGAACCCCCAGATCCAGCTGGCCAGCGCGTTGAAGGCCAGGAACAGCCCCATGAACACCACCACCAGCGCAAAGACCGGGGCATCGTGGAAATGCCGGATCACCACCCGCTCCAGCGCATATCCGAATGCGAAGGACACCGCGACCGTCGCGGCAAAGGCCAGCGGATAGGGCACCCCGGCCTGCAACAGCGTCCAGGCGAAATAGGTCGACAGCAGCGCCATTTCGCCCTGGGCAAAGTTGATGTGGTTGGTGGACTGAAAGATCATCACCAGCGCCAGCGCCAGGCTGGCATAGATCGCGCCGGTCGCCAGGCCCGAGGCGATCTGTTGCAGGAACAGTTCCATTGCGATCACTCCCCCTGGACGCCCAGATAGGCGCGCTGCACGCCCGCGTCCTGTTTCAGTTCGGCCGCCGCCCCCGACAGCACGACCGACCCGGTCTGCAAAAGAAAGGCCCGGTCGGCCAGATCCAGCGCCAGCCGCGCGTTCTGTTCCACCAGCAGGATCGCCACCTTTTCCTCGGCATTGATGCGCCGCATGATGCGGAAAATCTCGGCCACGATCAGCGGGGCCAGGCCGAACGACGGCTCGTCCAGCACCATCAGGCGCGGCCGCAGCATCAGGGCGCGGCCGATGGCCAGCATCTGCTGTTCGCCCCCCGACAGCGTGCCCGCCTGCTGGCGGAACCGTTCGCGCAGGATGGGGAAATAGGTCAGCACCCGTTCGGTTGCCTGGGCGACCGCGGCCTTGTCGCGGATGGTAAAGGCGCCCAGCCGCAGGTTTTCCTCGACCGACAGTTCGGCAAAGGTGCCGCGCCCGTCGGGCACATGGGCGATGCCGCGCCGCACGATGGCGGCGGTGTCCAGCCGGGCAATGTCCTGCCCGTCAAAGGTGATGCTGCCTTCGCGCCGGATCAGGCCGCAGATGGCGCGCAGGGTGGTGGTCTTGCCGGCGCCATTGGCGCCCAGCAGGGTGGAAATGCCGCCCTGCGGCACGTCCAGCGACACGTCGAACAACGCCTGGGTCTGGCCATACCAGGCGCGCAGGTTGCGGATTTGCAGGATCGGGGCGGTCACAGGTCTGCTCCAAGATAGGCCTGGATCACGGCGGGGTCGGCCTGCACCTGTGCGGGCAGCCCGTCGGCAATCTTGCGGCCAAAGTCGATGGCGACCACCTGTTCCGAGACCGACATGACCAGGTTCATGTGATGTTCGACCAGCAGCACCGTCAGGCCATAGCGGTCGCGGATCTGGCGGATCTGGTCGCGCAGCACGTCGACCTCGGCATGGTTCAGGCCGGCCGCCGGTTCGTCCAGCAGGATGATGCGCGGCCCGGTCATCAGGGCGCGGGCCAGTTCCACCCGCTTGCGGATGGGAAAGGGCAGGTCGCCCACCAGCCGGTCGCGCAAGTCGCCCAGTTGCATGAAGTCGATGGCCTCGGCCGCGCGGTCGCGCAGGGCCGCATCCTCGCGCCGCGCGCCGGGGGTTTTCAACGCCTGCGCCAGGAACCCGTGCCGCCCCTTGACGTGGCCGCCGACCAGCACGTTGTCCAGAACGCTCATCCGGTCGAACAGCGAGACGTTCTGGAACGTCCGCGCAATGCCAAGCGCGGCCATGCGGCTGCGCGGTTCGGCCAGAATGGACCGGCCATCCAGCAGGATGTCGCCGCTGCTGGGGGTGTAAAGCCGGCTGAGGCAGTTGAACAGCGTGGTCTTGCCGGCCCCGTTCGGCCCGATCAGGCCCACGATGCGCCGGCGCGGAATGTCGAAGCTGATGTCCTGCAACGCCTTGATGCCCCCGAACGAGACGCAGACCCTGCGCAGCTCGATCAAGGGGGTGTCAGGGGGCATGCCGGCCACGGCCGGGCCTGCTGGTGCGGTTGTCATTCATCCTCCCGAGGGCGCCTGCCGGGCCCTTCATTTGCCGCCCGTTCTGCTGTTCGGGCTTTTACTGTTAGCTGACATACTTTATGCTGAATATCAAGATGGCGCGCGGTGCCGTGGTGATTTTGCCAGCGGGCGCCCCGCCGCCGCCATTTGCGCGAAGGGAGGATATTCGCATGCGATCCGATCTGCCGATGCCCGACTGGACCATCGGTCCCGATGGTCTGCGTCAGGGCCTGACTGCCCCGCCGGTGCCGGCCAGCCCTGCAACGATTCCCGGCCTGATCGCCGCGCTGGAGGGCGATGACCCGCTGCTGATCGACCGCGCCGGCACGCTGGGCCGCGCCCGGGTGCGCCAGCTGGCCGAGGCGGGGGCGGCGGCGCTGCTGGCGGCGGGGATCCGCCCGGGGGACCGGGTTGCCGCCTCGGCCGCGTCGGGCAACCCGCTGATCCTGGCGTTTCTGGCGGTGCAGCGGATGGGCGCGGTCTGGGTGGGCCTGAACGCCAGCATGACCAGCGACGAACTGCGCGCCGTGCTGGCCGATTGCGGCGCGCGGCTGCTGATCGCCGATGATGCGGTGGCAGACCGGCTGGCCGATGGCCCATGCCCCGAGATGATCTGGCGTATCGGCACCGACTGGGCCGACCGGCTGCTGGCCGGCGAAGGCCAGCCGGTGCCGCCCCATGCCCCCGATCCGCAGGCCCCCGCCGCCATCGCCTATACCAGTGGCACCACCGGCCTGCCCAAGGGGGCGGTGCATACCAACCATTCGATCCTGACCTTTGTGTGGGGCGGGCTGCAATCGGGCCTTGGCGGGCACTGGACGCCCGGCCTGCGCCGCAGCGTGACCATTCCGCTGACCATCCTGAACGGCATGAACTTCGGCCCGCTGACCGCGATGGCCGGCGGCGGCGCTTATGTGGCGATGGACCGGGTGGATGCGCCCGGCGTTGCCGAATGGATCGAACGCGGCCGCATCGAGATGCTGGGCAGCACACCGACGACGATCCTGGATATTGTGACCCGGCCGGAAATGGCGCGGTTCGACCTGTCCAGCCTGCGCTTTGCCTTTACCGGGGGGGCCGCCGGATCGGCCACGCTGCGCGAGGCCTTCCGCGCCCGGGTGGGATCCGAGTTGTGCGAGGTCTATGGCATGACCGAATCGCCCTCGGGCGTCACCAGTTCCACGGTGGACC from the Gemmobacter sp. genome contains:
- a CDS encoding ABC transporter ATP-binding protein; protein product: MTTAPAGPAVAGMPPDTPLIELRRVCVSFGGIKALQDISFDIPRRRIVGLIGPNGAGKTTLFNCLSRLYTPSSGDILLDGRSILAEPRSRMAALGIARTFQNVSLFDRMSVLDNVLVGGHVKGRHGFLAQALKTPGARREDAALRDRAAEAIDFMQLGDLRDRLVGDLPFPIRKRVELARALMTGPRIILLDEPAAGLNHAEVDVLRDQIRQIRDRYGLTVLLVEHHMNLVMSVSEQVVAIDFGRKIADGLPAQVQADPAVIQAYLGADL
- a CDS encoding class I adenylate-forming enzyme family protein, which translates into the protein MRSDLPMPDWTIGPDGLRQGLTAPPVPASPATIPGLIAALEGDDPLLIDRAGTLGRARVRQLAEAGAAALLAAGIRPGDRVAASAASGNPLILAFLAVQRMGAVWVGLNASMTSDELRAVLADCGARLLIADDAVADRLADGPCPEMIWRIGTDWADRLLAGEGQPVPPHAPDPQAPAAIAYTSGTTGLPKGAVHTNHSILTFVWGGLQSGLGGHWTPGLRRSVTIPLTILNGMNFGPLTAMAGGGAYVAMDRVDAPGVAEWIERGRIEMLGSTPTTILDIVTRPEMARFDLSSLRFAFTGGAAGSATLREAFRARVGSELCEVYGMTESPSGVTSSTVDRPPEPGGVGRALPHIDLRALDAGGRVLPPGETGELCLRAVQDGPWAGVYTGFLGYWNKPEETAKTFAGGWLHTGDMGTVDADGNVAIVGRKKDMIIRGGANIYPAEVERVLASHPAVLESVVAGLPDDRLGEVVAVWLRPAAGAEDAALVADLHRLCQQKLSRYKVPARWFLTADFPRNAMNKVLKDRLPGLPAREVSP
- a CDS encoding branched-chain amino acid ABC transporter permease; protein product: MELFLQQIASGLATGAIYASLALALVMIFQSTNHINFAQGEMALLSTYFAWTLLQAGVPYPLAFAATVAVSFAFGYALERVVIRHFHDAPVFALVVVFMGLFLAFNALASWIWGFEIKVFDSPVKSLSTGSAILGAHNLFIILVTGLMMALVFLFFRFTKLGLAMRAAALNPTSASLVGIRVGQVLAIGWGLAGALGAVSGMMVAPIVFLDPNMMLGVLLYSFASAMLGGLNNPLGAVVGGLLFGVLENIVGTYIIGHELKLTFALVVVIGILLVKPSGLFGKVAVKRV
- a CDS encoding ABC transporter ATP-binding protein, coding for MTAPILQIRNLRAWYGQTQALFDVSLDVPQGGISTLLGANGAGKTTTLRAICGLIRREGSITFDGQDIARLDTAAIVRRGIAHVPDGRGTFAELSVEENLRLGAFTIRDKAAVAQATERVLTYFPILRERFRQQAGTLSGGEQQMLAIGRALMLRPRLMVLDEPSFGLAPLIVAEIFRIMRRINAEEKVAILLVEQNARLALDLADRAFLLQTGSVVLSGAAAELKQDAGVQRAYLGVQGE